One window of the Suricata suricatta isolate VVHF042 chromosome 7, meerkat_22Aug2017_6uvM2_HiC, whole genome shotgun sequence genome contains the following:
- the LOC115296482 gene encoding putative olfactory receptor 2B8 has translation MERANGSTPSGFLLLGFSNSPQLETPLFVVILTCYFLSFLGNGTIILLSLLDPRLHTPMYCFLSNLSFMDLCLTTCTVPQTLANLKGRDKTITYGGCVTQLFIALGLGGVECVLLSVMAYDRYAAVCRPLHYLTIMHPQLCLHLVLTAWLTGFGNSVLQTALTMTLPLCGRNQVDHFFCEVPVMLKLACADTSINEAELFAVSVFFLVVPLSLILVSYSHITRAVLKIKSAQGRQKAFGTCGSHLMVVVIFFGTLISMYLQPPSSYSQDVNKSIALFYTLVTPLLNPLIYTLRNKEVKGALRRLVRRTTGSRGS, from the coding sequence ATGGAAAGAGCTAATGGCAGCACCCCCTCAGGATTCCTCCTCCTGGGCTTCTCCAATAGCCCTCAGCTGGAGACACCTCTCTTTGTGGTCATCCTGACGTGCTACTTCCTGAGCTTTCTAGGCAATGGCACCATTATACTCCTGTCACTGCTGGACCCTCGCCTGCACACCCCCATGTATTGCTTCCTCTCCAACCTCTCTTTCATGGACCTTTGTCTAACCACGTGCACGGTCCCTCAGACTCTGGCCAACCTCAAGGGGCGGGATAAGACCATCACCTATGGTGGCTGCGTGACTCAGCTCTTCATCGCCCTGGGGCTCGGGGGTGTGGAGTGTGTGCTCTTGTCggtcatggcctatgaccgctatgccGCTGTGTGCCGCCCACTGCACTACCTGACCATCATGCATCCGCAGCTCTGCCTGCACCTGGTGCTAACTGCTTGGCTCACAGGGTTCGGCAACTCGGTGCTACAGACGGCCCTGACCATGACCCTGCCCCTGTGCGGTAGAAACCAGGTGGACCATTTCTTCTGTGAAGTTCCTGTGATGCTCAAGCTGGCCTGTGCTGACACCTCCATCAATGAGGCTGAACTCTTTGCGGTCAGTGTCTTCTTCCTTGTGGTGCCCCTGTCGCTCATCTTGGTGTCCTACAGCCACATCACCAGGGCCGTCCTGAAGATCAAGTCAGCCCAGGGCAGGCAAAAGGCCTTCGGAACCTGTGGTTCCCACCTGATGGTGGTGGTCATCTTCTTTGGCACACTCATCTCCATGTACCTCCAGCCTCCTTCCAGCTACTCGCAGGATGTGAACAAAAGCATTGCACTCTTCTACACTCTGGTGACCCCCCTACTGAATCCCCTCATTTACACTCTGAGGAACAAGGAGGTCAAGGGGGCACTGAGGAGACTGGTGAGAAGAACCACAGGCTCAAGAGGGAGCTAA